Proteins encoded together in one Neisseria lactamica window:
- a CDS encoding BCCT family transporter produces the protein MSLSEFIERRTSFNPMVILTTLFFVCVLVVLVLTVPDQVQMWLDRAKEVIFTEFSWFYVLTFSIFLGFLLILSVSSLGNIRLGRDEDVPEFGFLSWLAMLFAAGMGVGLMFFGVAEPLMHYFSDITAGTPEHRQQQALLHTVFHWGVHAWSVYGTIALALAYFGFRYKLPLALRSCFYPLLKEKISGRFGDAIDIMALLATFFGIITTLGFGASQLGTGLQEMGWIAENSFSVQVLIIAAVMSLAVVSAISGVGKGVKVLSELNLGLAFLLLFFVLAAGPTVYLLSAFGDNIGNYLENLVRLSFKTYAYEREHKPWFESWTVLYWAWWCSWAPFVGLFIARISKGRTIREFVFGVLLIPGLFGVLWFTVFGNTAIWLNDGVAGGMLEKMTSSPETLLFKFFNYLPLPELTSIVSLLVISLFFVTSADSGIYVLNNITSRDKGLSAPRWQAVMWGVLMSAVAVLLMRSGGLGNLQSMTLIVSLPFALLMLIMCFSLWKGLSADKKYFETRVNPTSVFWTGGKWKERLVQIMSQTQEQDILKFLKQTASPAMHELQRELSEEYGLSVRVDKMFHRDEPAIEFVIRKETMRDFMYGIKSVGQDVSDQLINDDNLPHIRHQTTYKPYAYFFDGRVGYDVQYMNKDELIADILKNYERYLMLLDDVGQELMAHEQVELAE, from the coding sequence TTGTCCCTGTCTGAATTTATAGAACGCCGAACGTCATTTAATCCGATGGTTATTTTGACGACTTTGTTTTTTGTGTGTGTTTTGGTGGTATTGGTTTTAACCGTGCCGGATCAGGTGCAGATGTGGCTCGATCGGGCAAAAGAAGTCATTTTTACCGAGTTCAGCTGGTTTTATGTTTTAACGTTTTCCATTTTTCTGGGTTTCCTGCTGATACTCTCGGTCAGCAGTTTGGGAAACATCAGGCTCGGACGGGATGAAGATGTGCCGGAATTCGGCTTCCTGTCGTGGCTGGCGATGCTGTTTGCGGCCGGGATGGGCGTGGGTCTGATGTTTTTCGGCGTGGCAGAGCCGTTGATGCATTATTTTTCGGACATTACGGCCGGCACGCCGGAACACAGGCAGCAGCAGGCATTGCTGCACACGGTGTTCCATTGGGGCGTTCACGCTTGGTCGGTGTACGGTACGATTGCATTGGCTTTGGCTTATTTCGGTTTCCGCTACAAGCTGCCGCTTGCCCTGCGTTCTTGTTTTTACCCCCTGTTGAAAGAAAAAATTTCCGGAAGGTTCGGCGATGCCATTGATATTATGGCGTTGCTTGCTACTTTTTTCGGCATCATCACCACATTGGGGTTCGGGGCTTCGCAACTGGGCACCGGATTGCAGGAAATGGGCTGGATTGCCGAAAACAGCTTCAGCGTGCAGGTTTTGATTATCGCCGCCGTCATGTCCCTCGCCGTCGTTTCGGCAATATCCGGGGTGGGGAAGGGCGTGAAGGTGTTGAGCGAGTTGAACCTGGGCCTTGCGTTTTTGCTGCTGTTTTTTGTTTTGGCGGCGGGTCCCACCGTTTACCTGTTGTCGGCATTCGGCGACAACATAGGGAACTACCTCGAAAATCTGGTGCGCCTCAGTTTTAAAACTTATGCGTACGAACGGGAACACAAGCCGTGGTTTGAATCTTGGACGGTGCTTTATTGGGCGTGGTGGTGTTCTTGGGCGCCGTTTGTGGGTTTGTTTATCGCGCGCATTTCAAAGGGGCGCACCATCCGCGAGTTTGTCTTCGGGGTTTTGCTCATACCCGGCCTGTTCGGCGTTTTGTGGTTTACCGTCTTCGGCAATACGGCGATTTGGCTGAATGACGGGGTTGCGGGGGGAATGCTCGAAAAGATGACCTCCTCTCCGGAAACGCTGCTTTTTAAATTCTTTAATTACCTCCCTCTGCCCGAATTGACGAGCATCGTCAGCCTGCTGGTCATTTCTCTGTTTTTTGTAACTTCTGCCGATTCCGGGATTTATGTCCTGAACAATATTACCTCTCGGGACAAGGGCTTGAGTGCGCCACGGTGGCAGGCGGTTATGTGGGGCGTGCTGATGTCTGCCGTTGCCGTTTTGCTGATGCGCTCGGGCGGGCTAGGCAACCTGCAGTCTATGACCCTGATTGTTTCCCTGCCGTTTGCCCTGCTGATGCTGATAATGTGTTTCAGCCTGTGGAAAGGATTGAGTGCGGATAAGAAATATTTTGAGACCCGGGTTAACCCTACCAGTGTATTTTGGACGGGCGGCAAGTGGAAAGAACGGCTGGTGCAGATAATGAGCCAGACGCAGGAGCAGGATATTTTAAAATTCCTCAAACAGACTGCATCGCCCGCTATGCACGAGTTGCAACGGGAGCTTTCGGAAGAATACGGCTTGAGCGTCCGGGTCGATAAAATGTTTCATCGGGACGAGCCCGCAATCGAGTTCGTCATTCGGAAAGAGACGATGCGCGATTTTATGTACGGGATTAAATCTGTCGGGCAGGATGTATCCGACCAGTTGATTAACGACGACAACCTGCCGCATATCCGGCACCAGACAACTTACAAACCTTACGCTTATTTTTTCGACGGGCGCGTCGGGTACGATGTGCAGTATATGAACAAGGACGAGCTGATTGCCGACATTTTGAAAAATTACGAACGTTATTTGATGTTGTTGGATGATGTCGGTCAGGAACTGATGGCGCACGAGCAGGTGGAATTGGCAGAGTAA
- a CDS encoding fatty acid--CoA ligase, whose amino-acid sequence MNRTYANFYEMLAAACRKNGNGTAVFDGKEKTAYRALKQEAEAVAAYLQNIGVKFGDTVALAVSNSTEFITAYFAVSAIGAVAVPMNTFLKNSEYAYILNDCKARFLFASAGLSKELAGLKAQTPVEKIIWTGQSRPDGEMAEGDAFFEDVRRFPEKPDLGLQPRIDDLAHIIYTSGTTGHPKGALISYANLFANLNGIERIFKISKRDRFIVFLPMFHSFTLTAMVLLPIYMACSIILVKSVFPFSNVLKQALLKRATVFLGVPAIYTAMSKAKIPWYFRWFNRIRLFISGGAPLAEQTILDFKAKFPRAKLLEGYGLSEASPVVAVNTPERQKARSVGIPLPGLEVKAVDEELVEVPRGEVGELIVRGGSVMRGYLNMPAATDETIVNGWLKTGDFVTIDEDGFIFIVDRKKDLIISKGQNVYPREIEEEIYKLDAVEAAAVIGVKDRYADEEIVAFVQLKEGMDLGEDEIRRHLRTVLANFKIPKQIHFKDALPRNATGKVLKRVLKEQFEGNK is encoded by the coding sequence ATGAACCGGACTTATGCCAATTTCTACGAAATGCTCGCCGCCGCCTGCCGCAAAAACGGCAACGGTACGGCAGTGTTCGACGGCAAGGAAAAAACCGCCTACCGCGCGCTCAAGCAGGAAGCCGAAGCCGTTGCGGCGTATCTGCAAAATATCGGCGTGAAGTTTGGCGACACGGTCGCGCTGGCGGTTTCCAATTCCACAGAATTTATTACCGCCTATTTCGCCGTGTCCGCCATCGGCGCGGTCGCCGTACCGATGAACACATTTTTGAAAAACAGCGAATACGCGTATATCCTGAACGACTGCAAGGCGCGCTTCCTGTTTGCCTCGGCCGGCCTGTCAAAAGAATTGGCGGGCTTGAAGGCGCAAACGCCCGTCGAAAAAATCATTTGGACGGGCCAAAGCCGTCCGGACGGCGAAATGGCGGAAGGCGATGCCTTTTTTGAAGACGTGCGCCGCTTCCCCGAAAAACCCGACTTGGGCCTCCAACCCCGGATAGATGATTTGGCACACATCATCTACACCTCCGGCACGACGGGGCATCCCAAAGGCGCGCTAATCAGTTACGCCAACCTGTTCGCCAACCTGAACGGCATCGAACGCATCTTTAAAATTTCCAAACGCGACCGCTTTATCGTTTTCCTGCCGATGTTCCACAGCTTCACGCTGACGGCTATGGTGCTGCTGCCGATTTATATGGCGTGTTCGATTATTTTGGTCAAATCCGTTTTCCCCTTTTCCAATGTTTTGAAACAGGCCCTGCTCAAACGCGCGACCGTGTTTTTGGGCGTACCCGCGATTTACACCGCGATGAGCAAGGCGAAAATCCCTTGGTATTTCAGATGGTTCAACCGCATCCGCCTGTTTATCAGCGGCGGCGCGCCTTTGGCGGAACAAACCATCCTCGATTTTAAAGCCAAGTTCCCCCGCGCCAAATTGCTGGAAGGCTACGGACTGAGCGAAGCCTCGCCCGTTGTCGCCGTCAATACGCCCGAACGGCAAAAAGCCCGCAGCGTCGGCATCCCCCTGCCCGGTTTGGAAGTCAAAGCCGTCGATGAAGAATTGGTCGAAGTGCCGCGCGGCGAAGTGGGCGAACTGATCGTCAGGGGCGGTTCGGTGATGCGGGGCTACCTCAATATGCCTGCCGCCACCGATGAAACCATCGTCAACGGCTGGTTGAAAACGGGCGATTTCGTTACCATAGACGAAGACGGCTTTATCTTTATCGTCGACCGCAAAAAAGATTTGATTATTTCCAAAGGTCAAAACGTCTATCCGCGCGAAATCGAAGAAGAAATCTACAAACTCGATGCCGTCGAAGCCGCCGCCGTCATCGGCGTGAAAGACCGTTATGCCGACGAGGAAATCGTCGCCTTCGTCCAATTGAAGGAAGGTATGGATTTGGGCGAGGACGAAATCCGCCGCCACCTGCGTACCGTGCTGGCAAATTTCAAAATCCCCAAACAGATCCACTTTAAAGACGCGCTGCCGCGCAACGCTACGGGCAAAGTATTGAAACGGGTGCTGAAGGAGCAGTTTGAAGGAAACAAATGA